In the genome of Triticum urartu cultivar G1812 chromosome 5, Tu2.1, whole genome shotgun sequence, one region contains:
- the LOC125509946 gene encoding chaperone protein dnaJ 13-like isoform X2: protein MEQLIKDRYASMVKLLYKYRVKHCPDIHPILSFSSKSHGHVAGRVGSTALDFEIGDGRWITEFSTVRMLYNIGIQWTCE from the exons ATGGAGCAGCTCATCAAGGACAG ATATGCATCCATGGTGAAGTTACTATATAAGTATAGGGTCAAGCACTGCCCCGACATACATCCTATTTTGAGTTTTTCCTCAAAGTCCCATGGCCATGTTGCTGGTAGAGTTGGAAG CACCGCCCTTGATTTTGAAATTGGAGACGGAAGATGGATAACAGAGTTCAGTACAGTAAGGATGCTCTACAATATAGGAATCCAG TGGACATGTGAATAA
- the LOC125509946 gene encoding uncharacterized protein LOC125509946 isoform X1, with product MLAAARSAPGQDLLVLVRRGTPWSSSSRTANTFFSLGRLAACIHDRYASMVKLLYKYRVKHCPDIHPILSFSSKSHGHVAGRVGSTALDFEIGDGRWITEFSTVRMLYNIGIQWTCE from the exons ATGTTGGCGGCGGCCAGATCTGCACCAGGACAGGACCTGCTTGTGCTCGTGAGGAGGGGCACGCCATGGAGCAGCTCATCAAGGACAG CCAACACATTTTTTTCTCTTGGCCGACTTGCTGCTTGCATACATGACAGATATGCATCCATGGTGAAGTTACTATATAAGTATAGGGTCAAGCACTGCCCCGACATACATCCTATTTTGAGTTTTTCCTCAAAGTCCCATGGCCATGTTGCTGGTAGAGTTGGAAG CACCGCCCTTGATTTTGAAATTGGAGACGGAAGATGGATAACAGAGTTCAGTACAGTAAGGATGCTCTACAATATAGGAATCCAG TGGACATGTGAATAA